One Acidimicrobiia bacterium DNA segment encodes these proteins:
- a CDS encoding MFS transporter, with protein sequence MPVERTSLFRALVDRFLALMPPTPFGRLVRAHLVTMCADACVAASLAGSLFFQKPSSGARGSVLLYLLLTMAPFTVVAPVIGPALDRVRGGRRLLIVASCVGRAALCLIMASVVTKPSPEGLLVYPFAFGVLVLSKGYSVARSSLVPDLVDERTSLVQANSRLAIISAVAALLGGAPALVVQQLFGADWSLRLAVVVFIVAASYALRIPRVERVTGREAAAREREELHQPSILLAASAMAILRGAMGFLQFFAAFTFKHDLFALGVAAAAAGIGLFAGNLLAPWLRSHVREELILAGALLGAAAATLFGVLLMKTLGIPFAFLAVGLGAAAGKIGFDSLLQRDGPDAVRGRAFARFETRFQGAWVVGAVLGIIPVVAPAGLAVLGIVLAFGGVSYLAALRAARTRPPRSKLRPEAVDRALGRARDNLRDRRRQSRAGRRRAAARRRRQLAGGAAEPRRPGHGDDGLPYPPPPPATEPAPPPPPRRAPRP encoded by the coding sequence ATGCCTGTGGAGCGCACCTCCCTGTTCCGGGCCCTCGTCGACCGGTTCCTCGCCCTCATGCCGCCCACGCCGTTCGGGCGGCTGGTCCGGGCCCACCTCGTCACGATGTGCGCCGACGCCTGCGTGGCCGCGTCCCTTGCGGGGTCGCTCTTCTTCCAGAAGCCGAGCAGCGGGGCGCGGGGCTCGGTCCTGCTCTACCTCTTGCTCACCATGGCGCCGTTCACGGTCGTGGCCCCGGTCATCGGGCCCGCCCTCGACCGGGTGCGGGGCGGCCGTCGGCTCCTCATCGTCGCTTCCTGCGTCGGCCGCGCCGCGCTCTGCCTGATCATGGCCTCGGTCGTGACGAAGCCGTCGCCCGAGGGCCTCCTCGTCTACCCGTTCGCGTTCGGCGTCCTCGTGCTGTCGAAGGGCTACTCGGTGGCTCGGAGCTCCCTGGTACCGGACCTCGTCGACGAACGCACGTCGCTCGTGCAGGCCAACTCGCGGCTGGCGATCATCAGCGCCGTCGCCGCCCTGCTCGGCGGCGCGCCGGCGCTCGTCGTCCAGCAGCTGTTCGGCGCGGACTGGTCGCTGCGGCTGGCCGTAGTCGTGTTCATCGTCGCGGCGTCGTACGCCCTCCGGATTCCACGCGTCGAGCGCGTCACCGGCCGCGAGGCGGCCGCCCGGGAGCGCGAGGAGCTCCACCAGCCGTCGATCCTCCTCGCCGCGTCGGCGATGGCGATCCTGCGGGGCGCGATGGGCTTCCTCCAGTTCTTCGCCGCCTTCACGTTCAAGCACGACCTCTTCGCGCTCGGGGTCGCCGCGGCCGCGGCCGGGATCGGTCTGTTCGCCGGCAACCTCCTCGCGCCCTGGCTGCGCTCCCACGTCCGCGAGGAGCTCATCCTCGCCGGGGCCCTCCTCGGCGCCGCCGCCGCCACGCTGTTCGGCGTGCTGCTCATGAAGACGCTCGGGATCCCGTTCGCCTTCCTCGCCGTCGGGCTCGGCGCCGCCGCGGGGAAGATCGGGTTCGACAGCCTGCTGCAACGCGACGGACCCGACGCGGTCCGAGGCCGCGCCTTCGCGCGTTTCGAGACCCGGTTCCAAGGCGCGTGGGTCGTCGGGGCGGTGCTCGGGATCATCCCGGTCGTCGCCCCCGCCGGGCTGGCCGTGCTCGGGATCGTCCTGGCCTTCGGCGGCGTCTCGTACCTCGCGGCGCTGCGCGCGGCCCGGACCCGGCCGCCACGGTCGAAGCTCCGACCCGAGGCGGTGGACCGGGCCCTCGGCCGGGCTCGCGACAACCTTCGGGACCGCCGTCGGCAGAGCCGAGCGGGGCGGCGCAGGGCCGCGGCGAGGCGCCGCCGCCAGCTGGCCGGCGGCGCCGCGGAGCCGCGCCGGCCCGGGCACGGTGACGACGGCCTGCCGTACCCGCCGCCCCCGCCGGCGACCGAGCCGGCCCCGCCGCCGCCCCCGCGGCGAGCCCCGCGCCCCTGA
- a CDS encoding GNAT family N-acetyltransferase translates to MPVEFRPIETAEVPAFARAAAVGFGERPTYAEEHPRWVSLDLDRTRAGFDGEDLVATSRNYSLELSLPGGAVLPAAGVSAVTVRPTHRRRGLLRSIMRELLDEATTRGEAVAMLTASEGSIYERFGFGITTRSMAIELDRRDVQFVRPRPEGQLRLLDADEAAKLEPDVFERVRRAYPGAVSRPDAWWSDEQWDPRFGVRFDVAYEANGVVAGYACYGLHETHDPSSGSGSRLVVRDVVAADPAALHGLWRYLCEVDLVRTISDRGAPLDLPLAWWLASNRAVRVRAVKDEVWTRLLDVPAALAARTYASEGRLTLGVRDESRPGGRADGTFTLEAGRDGADVQEGGRPDLECSVSAVSAAWLGGVRWTTLAAAGLVDERTDRALARADQLFPCDPLPFPFTWF, encoded by the coding sequence GTGCCCGTCGAGTTCCGACCCATCGAGACCGCCGAGGTCCCCGCGTTCGCGCGCGCCGCCGCGGTCGGCTTCGGCGAGCGCCCCACCTACGCCGAGGAGCACCCGCGCTGGGTCAGCCTCGACCTGGACCGGACCCGGGCCGGCTTCGACGGGGAGGACCTGGTCGCGACGTCGCGGAACTACTCGCTCGAGCTGTCCCTCCCGGGCGGCGCGGTGCTCCCGGCCGCCGGGGTCAGCGCCGTGACCGTCCGCCCGACCCACCGCCGCCGGGGCCTGCTGCGCTCGATCATGCGCGAACTGCTGGACGAGGCCACGACTCGCGGCGAGGCGGTCGCGATGCTGACCGCGAGCGAAGGCTCGATCTACGAGCGGTTCGGGTTCGGCATCACGACGCGCTCGATGGCGATCGAGCTCGACCGCCGCGACGTCCAGTTCGTCCGGCCTCGCCCGGAGGGGCAGCTGCGGCTTCTCGACGCCGACGAGGCGGCGAAGCTGGAGCCCGACGTCTTCGAGCGGGTTCGGCGCGCCTACCCGGGGGCGGTGTCGCGCCCGGACGCGTGGTGGAGCGACGAGCAGTGGGATCCGCGCTTCGGGGTGCGCTTCGACGTCGCGTACGAGGCCAACGGCGTCGTCGCCGGCTACGCCTGCTACGGACTCCACGAGACGCACGACCCGAGCTCGGGCTCTGGGAGCCGGCTCGTCGTCCGCGATGTCGTGGCCGCGGACCCGGCCGCGCTCCACGGGCTGTGGCGGTACCTGTGCGAGGTCGACCTCGTGCGCACGATCAGCGACCGGGGCGCGCCGCTCGACCTGCCCCTGGCGTGGTGGCTGGCCTCGAACCGGGCGGTGCGGGTCCGCGCCGTCAAGGACGAGGTCTGGACCCGGCTGCTCGACGTGCCGGCCGCGCTCGCGGCCCGGACCTACGCCAGCGAGGGACGCCTCACGCTCGGCGTGCGCGACGAGTCCCGCCCGGGCGGCCGGGCCGACGGGACGTTCACGCTCGAGGCCGGCCGCGACGGCGCCGACGTGCAGGAGGGCGGCCGACCTGACCTCGAGTGCAGCGTGAGCGCGGTGTCGGCGGCCTGGCTCGGCGGGGTGCGGTGGACGACCCTCGCCGCCGCCGGCCTCGTCGACGAGCGGACCGACCGGGCGCTCGCCCGGGCCGACCAGCTCTTCCCGTGCGACCCGCTGCCGTTCCCGTTCACCTGGTTCTGA
- a CDS encoding 3-hydroxyacyl-CoA dehydrogenase family protein: MTDAPRIGVLGAGVMGSGIAQVTATAGYPTVCYDVDPDALARGREHVTTGRYGLERGVERQKLSREQADAALRRLTFSPSFDDAATTDLVIEAVPERLGLKVSVFRELDRVAPPATILASNTSGYPIAALAAVTDRPERVVGWHWASPAPVMAFAEIVRTADTAPETVEVVCGVARACAKHPVVVRDVDTEWGFVANRVYAAMLVEARRVVAEGVASAEEVDQLMMDCFRWPAGPFGMVRGATSGWA, translated from the coding sequence GTGACCGACGCGCCTCGGATCGGCGTCCTGGGCGCCGGGGTCATGGGCAGCGGCATCGCCCAGGTCACCGCGACCGCCGGCTACCCGACCGTCTGCTACGACGTCGACCCCGACGCGCTCGCCCGCGGCCGCGAGCACGTGACGACCGGCCGGTACGGGCTCGAACGGGGGGTGGAGCGCCAGAAGCTGTCGCGCGAGCAGGCCGACGCGGCGTTGCGGCGCCTCACCTTCTCGCCGTCGTTCGACGACGCGGCGACGACCGATCTGGTCATCGAGGCGGTGCCGGAGCGCCTGGGGCTGAAGGTGTCGGTGTTCCGGGAGCTCGACCGGGTCGCGCCGCCGGCGACGATCCTGGCCTCGAACACCTCCGGCTACCCGATCGCGGCGCTGGCCGCCGTGACCGACCGGCCCGAGCGGGTCGTCGGCTGGCACTGGGCGTCGCCGGCCCCGGTCATGGCGTTCGCCGAGATCGTCCGGACCGCCGACACGGCGCCGGAGACGGTCGAGGTCGTCTGCGGCGTCGCGCGCGCGTGCGCCAAGCACCCGGTCGTCGTGCGCGACGTCGACACCGAGTGGGGGTTCGTCGCCAACCGCGTCTACGCCGCCATGCTCGTCGAGGCCCGACGGGTCGTCGCCGAGGGCGTGGCGTCGGCCGAGGAGGTCGACCAGCTGATGATGGACTGCTTCCGGTGGCCGGCCGGGCCGTTCGGCATGGTGCGGGGCGCGACGAGCGGCTGGGCCTGA
- a CDS encoding zinc-dependent metalloprotease encodes MAGGPQPGDEPSLPFGFGNLELNQLLRMLQSSGPVNWEIAAQVARHVATDGVPERDVDGAAVANLEELAQAAQTHVVAETGLTATFTASTLVTGRQGWAELHLQALRPVLDALATTLGRAFRGGEGEVTGGAPGGPGADPLAALLPMLAPLLLGVQAGSMIGYLAQHALGRYDLPLPASDAPSLCFVVPNLDVFEEAWSLERADLRFTVALHEVVHAATRSVPWVRERLVSLATEYVSAYEVDPTVLGARLGDLDPANPESLQSLAERPEELLGAMTSPRQEQLLESLRIFHAVLEGYADDVLRRVGDKLVPSFARVHEAIARHRIERGEATRFVEQLLGLTLEREDYELGAAFCAGVVERAGAESLNRLWEAPPMVPTGPELAAPGLWLARVELDLDEPERP; translated from the coding sequence GTGGCCGGCGGTCCTCAACCTGGCGACGAGCCGTCACTGCCGTTCGGGTTCGGGAACCTGGAGCTGAACCAGCTCCTGCGCATGCTGCAGTCGAGCGGGCCGGTCAACTGGGAGATCGCGGCGCAGGTGGCCCGGCACGTGGCCACCGACGGCGTGCCGGAGCGGGACGTCGACGGGGCGGCGGTCGCGAACCTCGAGGAGCTCGCCCAGGCGGCGCAGACCCACGTGGTCGCCGAGACCGGGCTCACGGCCACGTTCACCGCCTCCACGCTCGTCACCGGTCGGCAGGGCTGGGCCGAGCTCCACCTCCAGGCGCTCCGCCCGGTCCTCGACGCCCTCGCCACGACGTTGGGCCGGGCCTTCCGAGGCGGCGAGGGCGAGGTGACGGGCGGAGCCCCGGGCGGCCCGGGCGCGGACCCGCTCGCCGCCCTCCTACCGATGCTGGCCCCGCTGCTCCTCGGGGTCCAGGCGGGATCGATGATCGGCTACCTGGCCCAGCACGCGCTGGGCCGGTACGACCTCCCGCTCCCCGCGTCGGACGCGCCCTCGCTGTGCTTCGTCGTGCCGAACCTCGACGTCTTCGAGGAGGCCTGGTCGCTCGAGCGGGCCGACCTGCGCTTCACCGTGGCGCTGCACGAGGTGGTGCACGCCGCCACCCGGTCGGTGCCGTGGGTGCGGGAGCGGCTCGTGAGCCTCGCCACCGAGTACGTCTCCGCGTACGAGGTGGACCCGACCGTCCTCGGGGCGCGCCTGGGCGACCTGGACCCGGCGAACCCCGAGTCGCTCCAGAGCCTCGCCGAGCGGCCTGAGGAGCTGCTCGGCGCCATGACCTCGCCCCGACAGGAGCAGCTCCTCGAGTCGCTGCGGATCTTCCACGCCGTGCTCGAGGGCTACGCCGACGACGTGCTCCGGCGGGTAGGGGACAAACTGGTGCCGTCGTTCGCGCGCGTCCACGAGGCGATCGCGCGCCACCGCATCGAACGGGGCGAGGCGACCCGGTTCGTCGAGCAGCTGCTGGGCCTCACGCTCGAGCGCGAGGACTACGAGCTCGGTGCGGCCTTCTGCGCCGGCGTCGTCGAGCGCGCCGGAGCGGAGAGCCTGAACCGCCTGTGGGAGGCGCCACCCATGGTCCCGACGGGGCCCGAGCTCGCCGCCCCCGGTCTGTGGCTCGCACGCGTCGAGCTCGATCTCGACGAGCCGGAGCGGCCGTGA